The proteins below are encoded in one region of Pyxidicoccus trucidator:
- a CDS encoding ABC transporter ATP-binding protein, with protein sequence MTPLLVTRALHAGYGPRPVLHGVDCEVRPGELWAVLGPNGTGKSTLLRAVLGVVPWMRGEVRLFGQERAEWEPRALARKLAWVPQTFEPAEGFSGLELVLMGRGPYLGLWGLPSAKDVALARAVLEELGVAYLADRPGEALSGGERRMLLLARGLVQAPELLLLDEPTAFLDVAHQVGTLARVRARVDAGLGAVAVLHDVNLAAAFATHVLLLRDGKVLARGPAATVLERDALESLYGLPMEMALAPSGARLFAPRAPPR encoded by the coding sequence GTGACGCCGCTGCTCGTCACCCGGGCGCTGCACGCGGGCTACGGTCCGCGCCCCGTGCTGCACGGGGTGGACTGCGAGGTGCGCCCCGGCGAGCTGTGGGCGGTGCTCGGCCCCAACGGCACGGGGAAGAGCACGCTGCTGCGCGCGGTGCTCGGCGTGGTGCCCTGGATGCGCGGCGAGGTGCGGCTGTTCGGCCAGGAGCGCGCGGAGTGGGAGCCTCGCGCGCTGGCCCGGAAGCTGGCGTGGGTGCCGCAGACCTTCGAGCCGGCGGAGGGCTTCAGCGGGCTGGAGCTGGTGCTGATGGGCCGTGGCCCGTACCTGGGGCTGTGGGGCCTGCCCTCGGCGAAGGACGTGGCGCTGGCGCGCGCGGTGCTGGAGGAGCTGGGCGTCGCCTACCTCGCGGACCGGCCCGGCGAGGCGCTCTCCGGCGGCGAGCGGCGCATGCTGCTGCTGGCCCGGGGCCTGGTGCAGGCGCCGGAGCTGCTGCTGCTGGACGAGCCCACCGCCTTCCTCGACGTGGCCCACCAGGTGGGCACGCTCGCCCGGGTGCGCGCGCGCGTGGACGCGGGGCTGGGCGCGGTGGCGGTGCTGCACGACGTCAACCTGGCCGCCGCCTTCGCCACGCACGTGCTGCTGCTGCGAGACGGGAAGGTGCTCGCGCGGGGCCCGGCCGCCACGGTGCTGGAGCGGGACGCGCTGGAGTCCCTCTATGGCCTGCCCATGGAGATGGCGCTCGCCCCTTCCGGCGCACGGCTCTTCGCTCCCCGGGCGCCGCCGCGCTGA